Proteins encoded together in one Aeromonas encheleia window:
- a CDS encoding GNAT family N-acetyltransferase, translated as MHEIHIRQAETGDAQGLRDLYAMPKAQAGTLQMPYPTLAMWQQRLAERSGYGLVAIVDELLVGDLGLWLEPNPRRRHVASFGMGVRDDWAGRGVGSALLGAAVDLADNWLNLQRLELTVYSDNAPAIALYRKFGFEQEGCAPAYAFRQGRFVDALHMGRVRVA; from the coding sequence ATGCACGAAATCCACATCCGTCAGGCGGAGACCGGCGATGCGCAGGGGCTGCGGGATCTCTATGCCATGCCAAAGGCTCAGGCAGGCACGCTGCAGATGCCCTATCCGACCCTGGCCATGTGGCAGCAACGGCTGGCGGAGCGTAGCGGCTACGGCCTGGTGGCCATAGTGGATGAGCTGCTGGTCGGCGATCTGGGGCTCTGGCTCGAGCCGAATCCACGTCGTCGCCATGTGGCTTCTTTTGGCATGGGGGTACGGGATGACTGGGCCGGCCGCGGCGTGGGCTCGGCCCTGCTGGGGGCGGCGGTGGATCTGGCGGACAACTGGCTCAACCTGCAGCGGCTCGAGCTGACCGTCTACAGCGACAATGCCCCCGCCATCGCGCTCTATCGCAAGTTCGGCTTCGAGCAGGAGGGCTGCGCGCCCGCCTATGCGTTTCGCCAGGGGCGCTTCGTGGATGCGCTCCATATGGGGAGAGTACGCGTAGCATGA